One segment of Variovorax sp. PAMC28562 DNA contains the following:
- a CDS encoding PhnE/PtxC family ABC transporter permease codes for MNIPVPIPARAPERTLRDPLAQRRLGWLVFALVLCWPMLQLAEFNPAALFAPGNLSVMGGFLAGFFPPSTQPEFLKLLLKATLETVAMATAGTALAFVIAVPLAFITTRALSVSRIGPGPGRVRSVVVRQAGRSVLMVLRAIPEIVWALIFVRALGLGPAAGVLALAITYGGMLGKVYSEIFESTDTRPARALLEGGSGRVTALLYGLLPNTGQELASYTVYRWECAVRASVVMGFVGAGGLGQLMDQSMKMLAGGEASSILLVFLALVLFADMLSTLLRKLLA; via the coding sequence ATGAATATCCCGGTGCCTATCCCGGCACGCGCCCCGGAGCGCACTCTGCGCGATCCGCTGGCGCAGCGTCGCCTCGGCTGGCTCGTCTTCGCGCTGGTGTTGTGCTGGCCGATGCTGCAGTTGGCCGAGTTCAACCCGGCTGCGCTGTTCGCACCCGGCAACCTGTCGGTCATGGGCGGCTTTCTGGCGGGCTTCTTTCCGCCATCGACCCAACCCGAGTTCCTGAAGCTGCTGCTGAAGGCGACGCTCGAAACGGTGGCGATGGCGACTGCCGGGACAGCCCTTGCCTTCGTCATCGCAGTGCCGCTCGCCTTCATCACCACGCGGGCGCTGTCGGTGTCGCGCATCGGGCCGGGGCCGGGCCGGGTGCGATCTGTGGTCGTGCGGCAAGCAGGCCGATCGGTGCTGATGGTGCTGCGCGCCATTCCTGAAATCGTCTGGGCGCTGATCTTCGTGCGCGCACTCGGGCTCGGCCCCGCCGCGGGTGTGCTGGCGCTGGCCATCACCTACGGCGGCATGCTGGGCAAGGTTTACTCGGAGATCTTCGAGTCGACCGACACGCGGCCCGCGCGCGCCCTGCTCGAAGGCGGCAGCGGGCGCGTCACCGCGCTGCTCTACGGCCTGTTGCCCAACACCGGGCAAGAGCTGGCGTCGTACACCGTCTATCGATGGGAATGCGCGGTGCGCGCGTCGGTGGTGATGGGCTTCGTCGGCGCCGGCGGGCTCGGCCAGCTGATGGACCAGTCGATGAAGATGCTGGCCGGCGGCGAGGCCAGCAGCATCCTGCTGGTGTTCCTGGCGCTCGTGTTGTTTGCCGACATGCTGAGCACCCTGTTGCGCAAGCTGCTCGCATGA
- the selD gene encoding selenide, water dikinase SelD: MKPTLMNPLAPLRLTSFSHGGGCGCKIAPGVLSQILKSGGSGLIPKELMVGIETADDAAVYRLNDEQALIATTDFFMPIVDDPYEFGRIAATNAISDVYAMGGKPIMALALVAMPIDKLPVEVIGEIVRGGQDVCRAAGIPIAGGHTIDSVEPIYGLVVMGLVHPDRVRRNTGAKAGDVLILGKPLGVGVLSAALKKEQLSEAGYRQLIDTTTKLNTPGIALAQLDGVHALTDVTGFGLAGHVLELARGAGLTAVIEWSKVPLLEGVEAMVAEGFVTGASGRNWEGYGADVQLAEGLSKTAQSLLSDPQTSGGLLVSCSAEAVDAVLEVFRTEGFGGAAVVGRVESGSAGLRVHS, translated from the coding sequence ATGAAACCAACACTGATGAACCCGCTGGCGCCGCTGCGCCTCACGAGCTTTTCTCATGGTGGCGGCTGCGGCTGCAAGATCGCGCCGGGTGTGCTGTCGCAAATTCTAAAGAGCGGCGGCAGCGGACTGATTCCGAAGGAATTGATGGTCGGCATCGAGACCGCCGACGACGCCGCCGTCTACCGCCTGAACGACGAACAGGCGCTCATCGCGACCACCGACTTCTTCATGCCGATCGTCGACGACCCGTATGAGTTCGGCCGCATCGCAGCCACCAACGCCATCAGCGACGTGTACGCCATGGGCGGCAAACCCATCATGGCGCTGGCGTTGGTCGCCATGCCCATCGACAAGCTGCCCGTCGAAGTCATCGGCGAGATCGTGCGCGGCGGCCAGGACGTGTGTCGCGCGGCCGGCATCCCCATCGCGGGCGGCCACACCATCGACTCGGTCGAGCCGATCTACGGCCTGGTCGTGATGGGCCTGGTGCACCCCGATCGCGTGCGCCGCAATACCGGCGCCAAGGCCGGCGATGTGCTGATCCTCGGCAAGCCGCTCGGCGTCGGCGTGCTGTCGGCGGCGCTGAAGAAGGAGCAGTTGTCAGAGGCCGGGTATCGGCAACTGATTGACACGACGACCAAACTCAACACGCCCGGCATCGCACTGGCGCAGCTCGACGGCGTGCATGCACTGACCGACGTGACCGGCTTCGGCCTGGCCGGCCATGTGCTGGAACTGGCGCGGGGTGCGGGGCTGACTGCGGTGATCGAGTGGTCGAAGGTGCCGCTGCTGGAGGGCGTCGAAGCGATGGTGGCCGAAGGGTTTGTGACCGGGGCTTCGGGGCGGAACTGGGAAGGCTACGGCGCTGATGTCCAGTTGGCGGAGGGACTTTCGAAGACTGCGCAGAGTCTGTTGAGCGATCCGCAGACTTCGGGGGGGCTGTTGGTGAGTTGTTCGGCTGAAGCGGTGGACGCTGTGCTGGAGGTGTTCAGGACCGAAGGGTTTGGCGGCGCTGCTGTCGTTGGGCGGGTCGAGAGCGGGTCTGCGGGTCTGCGGGTCCACTCCTGA
- a CDS encoding Txe/YoeB family addiction module toxin produces the protein MRWEVVYAKHAIKDAKKLAAAGLKGKALELLEVLVVDPFQNPPPYEKLVGDLDGAYSRRINIQHRLVYEVFKKERIVRVLRMWSHYE, from the coding sequence GTGAGGTGGGAAGTCGTTTATGCGAAGCACGCAATCAAGGATGCCAAAAAGCTTGCTGCGGCGGGCTTGAAAGGCAAGGCTCTGGAACTGCTCGAAGTACTGGTCGTCGATCCATTTCAGAATCCGCCACCGTACGAAAAGCTTGTCGGGGATCTTGATGGCGCGTACTCGCGGCGAATCAACATCCAACATCGCCTTGTGTATGAAGTTTTCAAAAAGGAGCGCATCGTTCGCGTGCTTCGAATGTGGAGTCACTACGAATGA
- the mnmH gene encoding tRNA 2-selenouridine(34) synthase MnmH: MHRKPTEVGDRKSFETVIDARSPAEFALDHIPGAINCPVLDDDERRIVGTIYKQTGAFEARRVGGAMVAANLAKHLREQFADKPAKWKPLVYCWRGGLRSGSMVSWLRLVGWDAKQLAGGYKSFRREVLTVIETMSPQLDLRIICGPTGSAKTRVLQAMAARGAQVLDLEDCARHKGSLLGALPGIEQPSQKHFETLIATAFEALDLSKPLYVEGESARIGRLSVPIPLVGNMRAAPCIEIEASAEARLDFLLRDYAYLGDDAELLAMQLGKLKEMRGKETVARWQAWALSGALSPLFAELMALHYDPLYDRSQTSHFQQWPERSKVVVADLSAQPGGGIELAADAVLALHGK, translated from the coding sequence ATGCATAGAAAACCCACCGAAGTCGGAGACCGCAAGAGCTTCGAAACGGTCATCGATGCGCGCTCGCCGGCGGAATTCGCGCTCGACCATATTCCGGGTGCCATCAACTGCCCGGTGCTCGACGACGACGAGCGGCGCATTGTCGGCACCATCTACAAACAGACCGGCGCTTTCGAGGCCCGGCGCGTGGGTGGCGCGATGGTCGCGGCCAACCTGGCAAAGCATCTGCGCGAACAGTTCGCCGACAAGCCGGCCAAGTGGAAGCCGCTGGTCTATTGCTGGCGCGGCGGGTTGCGCAGCGGGTCGATGGTCAGCTGGTTGCGGCTGGTCGGCTGGGACGCCAAGCAATTGGCCGGTGGCTACAAGAGCTTCCGGCGCGAGGTGCTGACAGTGATCGAAACGATGTCGCCGCAGCTCGACCTGCGCATCATCTGCGGGCCGACCGGCAGCGCCAAGACGCGCGTGCTGCAAGCCATGGCCGCGCGCGGTGCGCAGGTGCTCGACCTGGAAGATTGCGCGCGCCACAAAGGGTCGCTGCTCGGCGCGCTGCCCGGCATCGAACAGCCATCGCAAAAGCACTTCGAGACGCTCATCGCGACGGCGTTTGAAGCACTCGATCTGTCGAAGCCGCTGTATGTCGAGGGCGAGAGCGCACGCATTGGGCGGTTGTCGGTGCCGATCCCGTTGGTCGGCAATATGCGGGCGGCGCCGTGTATCGAGATCGAAGCCAGTGCCGAAGCCCGCCTCGATTTCCTGCTGCGCGACTATGCCTACCTCGGCGACGATGCTGAACTGCTGGCGATGCAACTCGGCAAGCTGAAAGAAATGCGGGGCAAGGAAACGGTCGCGCGCTGGCAGGCCTGGGCGCTCAGTGGCGCGCTGTCACCGCTGTTCGCCGAGCTGATGGCGCTGCACTACGACCCGCTCTACGACAGGTCTCAAACGTCTCATTTCCAACAGTGGCCGGAGCGAAGCAAGGTCGTTGTCGCTGATTTGTCTGCGCAGCCCGGAGGCGGCATCGAACTCGCAGCCGACGCAGTGCTTGCCCTTCACGGCAAGTGA
- a CDS encoding LysR family transcriptional regulator translates to MNLLASMRYLVALSEHRHFGRAAEASHITQPALSNALRALEDEFGVVIVKRGRAYVGLTHEGERVLATGQRMLRDNEVLQQELRSDEAHPRGHLRMAAVPTAIPMLARFAAMLQQRQPGIVPTVLSMSSQQLEMGLENLSLDLALGYTERMRLKNVKLTAWPQSIEHYYLLRRAPKPSKDKLAIGAPMRWADAGALPLCLLTPDMHNRTIIDLALREAGVEVAPAIETNSVLTLALAVIAGDVCSVLPGAMVAAVRGLRELEALPLVAPEVRTPIGFLTQDGVRPSRALGAALELLQTPEWKAQIAQHSGALDA, encoded by the coding sequence ATGAACCTGCTCGCCTCGATGCGCTACCTGGTCGCGTTGAGCGAGCACCGCCACTTCGGCCGTGCGGCCGAGGCGTCGCACATCACACAGCCGGCGTTGTCGAACGCATTGCGCGCACTCGAAGACGAGTTCGGCGTGGTCATCGTCAAGCGGGGCCGCGCGTATGTCGGCCTCACGCATGAAGGCGAGCGCGTGCTGGCGACAGGCCAGCGCATGCTGCGCGACAACGAGGTGCTGCAGCAGGAACTGCGCAGCGACGAGGCGCACCCGCGCGGGCACCTGCGGATGGCCGCGGTGCCCACCGCCATTCCGATGCTGGCACGCTTCGCCGCGATGCTCCAGCAGCGGCAGCCGGGCATCGTGCCGACGGTTCTTTCGATGAGCTCGCAGCAACTCGAAATGGGCCTGGAGAACCTGTCGCTCGACCTCGCGCTGGGCTACACCGAACGCATGCGGCTGAAAAACGTGAAGCTCACCGCCTGGCCGCAGAGCATCGAGCACTACTACCTGTTGCGCCGCGCGCCCAAGCCTTCGAAAGACAAGCTCGCCATCGGCGCACCGATGCGATGGGCCGATGCCGGCGCGCTGCCCCTGTGCCTGCTCACGCCCGACATGCACAACCGCACGATCATCGATCTGGCACTGCGCGAGGCCGGCGTGGAGGTCGCGCCGGCGATCGAGACCAACTCCGTGTTGACGCTGGCGCTCGCGGTGATCGCAGGCGACGTGTGCAGCGTGCTGCCGGGCGCCATGGTCGCTGCCGTGCGCGGGTTGCGCGAGCTCGAGGCACTGCCGTTGGTCGCGCCTGAAGTGCGCACACCCATCGGCTTTTTGACGCAAGACGGCGTGCGGCCGTCACGCGCGCTCGGCGCGGCGCTCGAATTGCTGCAAACCCCCGAGTGGAAGGCGCAGATCGCCCAGCACAGCGGCGCGCTGGACGCGTAG
- the phnE gene encoding phosphonate ABC transporter, permease protein PhnE — protein MSASPVLPPAPSPCLRCWTAIGLVLVAVVASFVYLGIDFRALGSGESLRLMAKFIAEFFPPDVSPAFLGKVGWGTLQTLAVSALGTLLAALVGAVLALPASGRWGVVPRSATRFVLNFLRSVPELVWAALMVLAAGIGPFAGVLALALHTTGVLGRLFAESLENAPREPEQALVLAGSGSIAAFGYASLPIVMPQWLAYTLYRWEMNIRMAAVLGFVGGGGLGQLLYFHLSIFQQQQAMTVLIAMFVLVAIVDFASARLRRVLGPAYA, from the coding sequence ATGAGCGCTTCTCCCGTATTGCCTCCCGCGCCATCGCCTTGCCTGCGCTGCTGGACGGCCATCGGGCTGGTGCTCGTGGCGGTGGTCGCCAGCTTCGTCTATCTGGGCATCGACTTTCGCGCGCTGGGCTCGGGCGAATCGCTGCGGCTCATGGCGAAATTCATCGCCGAGTTCTTTCCACCGGACGTATCGCCGGCGTTCTTGGGCAAGGTCGGCTGGGGCACCCTGCAGACGCTGGCGGTATCGGCCCTCGGCACGCTGCTCGCGGCACTGGTCGGCGCGGTGCTGGCCTTGCCTGCCTCGGGCCGCTGGGGCGTGGTGCCGCGGAGCGCGACGCGCTTCGTGCTGAATTTCTTGCGCAGCGTGCCCGAGTTGGTCTGGGCTGCGCTGATGGTGTTGGCGGCCGGCATCGGGCCTTTTGCCGGCGTGCTGGCGCTGGCGCTGCACACGACCGGCGTACTCGGCCGCCTCTTTGCCGAAAGCCTTGAGAACGCGCCTCGCGAACCCGAACAGGCGCTGGTGCTGGCGGGCTCGGGCAGCATCGCCGCCTTCGGCTACGCAAGTTTGCCCATCGTGATGCCGCAATGGCTGGCCTATACGCTGTACCGTTGGGAGATGAATATTCGCATGGCCGCAGTGCTCGGCTTCGTCGGTGGTGGCGGCTTGGGGCAACTTTTGTACTTTCACCTTTCGATCTTTCAACAACAACAGGCGATGACCGTGCTGATCGCGATGTTCGTGCTCGTGGCCATCGTCGATTTCGCGAGCGCCCGGTTGCGGCGCGTTCTGGGGCCAGCCTATGCATAG
- a CDS encoding phosphonate ABC transporter ATP-binding protein, with translation MSFALDGVGFVHANGHRALTGISLSAGAGERLAVIGPSGAGKTTLLRVLGAALHPVEGRVAVLDVDPWKLSPSALRKLRARIATVHQAPPIAPRLRVVTAVLSGRLGEWTLPRAIASLLHPSDIAGAHEALTRVSLQDRLFDRCDRLSGGQLQRVGVARAMYQRPALLLADEPVSALDPTLADATLRELVAQSEATGATFIASLHAVDLALRWFPRIVGMREGRVVFDRPRDEVTQEMLTALYANEHTAQGAADSAVPMHLAVCRA, from the coding sequence GTGAGCTTCGCGCTCGACGGCGTCGGTTTCGTTCACGCCAACGGGCACCGTGCGCTGACCGGCATTTCGCTGTCGGCGGGTGCCGGCGAAAGGCTGGCGGTGATCGGGCCTTCGGGCGCAGGCAAGACGACGCTGTTGCGCGTGCTGGGTGCGGCGCTGCATCCGGTCGAAGGGCGTGTCGCGGTGCTCGACGTCGATCCCTGGAAACTGTCGCCGTCCGCGTTGCGCAAACTGCGCGCCCGCATCGCGACCGTGCACCAGGCGCCGCCCATCGCGCCGCGGCTGCGCGTGGTGACTGCGGTGCTGTCGGGGCGCTTGGGGGAATGGACGCTGCCGCGCGCCATTGCGTCGCTGCTGCACCCATCGGACATCGCCGGCGCGCACGAAGCGCTGACGCGCGTGTCGCTCCAGGACCGTTTGTTCGACCGCTGCGACCGGCTCTCCGGCGGGCAGTTGCAACGCGTGGGCGTGGCGCGGGCGATGTACCAGCGACCGGCGTTGCTGCTCGCCGACGAGCCCGTTTCCGCCCTCGACCCGACGCTGGCAGATGCCACGCTGCGCGAGTTGGTCGCGCAGAGCGAAGCGACCGGTGCCACTTTCATCGCCTCGCTGCATGCGGTCGACCTGGCGCTGCGCTGGTTCCCGCGCATCGTCGGCATGCGCGAAGGGCGCGTCGTGTTCGACAGGCCGAGGGACGAGGTCACGCAGGAGATGTTGACGGCGTTGTATGCGAACGAGCACACCGCGCAAGGCGCTGCCGACAGCGCAGTGCCGATGCATCTCGCGGTCTGCCGCGCATGA
- a CDS encoding putative selenate ABC transporter substrate-binding protein gives MKTFTHAITRFVLAFSVSFAALGAHAQSANVLRVSAIPDEAPTELQRKFTPLGDYLKKETGMDVVFTPVTDYAAVVEGLASNKIDLAWLGGFTYVQARIRTNGGVVPIVQRAEDEVFTSKFIVPIDSTARTLADLKGKTFAFGAPSSTSGSLMPRYFLLQAGIDPEKDFKTVAFSGAHDATVAFVAASRAEAGVLNASVWDKLVESKNPNAAKVRVLATTPPFYDYNWTVRPGMDPALQKKLTDAFLKLDPANPAQKEIMGLQRASKFIPTQSSNYDSIETAGKSAGLIK, from the coding sequence ATGAAGACATTTACCCACGCAATCACTCGTTTCGTGCTCGCGTTTTCCGTTTCGTTCGCAGCCCTCGGTGCGCACGCTCAGAGCGCCAACGTGCTGCGCGTGTCCGCCATCCCCGACGAGGCGCCGACCGAGCTGCAGCGCAAGTTCACGCCCCTGGGCGACTACCTGAAGAAGGAAACGGGCATGGACGTGGTGTTCACGCCCGTGACCGACTACGCCGCCGTGGTCGAAGGCCTCGCCTCCAACAAGATCGACTTGGCGTGGCTTGGCGGCTTCACCTACGTGCAGGCGCGCATTCGCACCAACGGCGGCGTGGTGCCGATCGTGCAGCGCGCTGAAGACGAGGTGTTCACCAGCAAGTTCATCGTGCCGATCGACAGCACCGCGAGGACGCTGGCCGACCTCAAAGGCAAGACCTTCGCTTTCGGCGCGCCGTCGTCGACTTCGGGCAGCCTGATGCCGCGCTACTTTTTGCTGCAAGCCGGCATCGACCCGGAAAAAGACTTCAAGACGGTCGCGTTCTCCGGCGCGCACGACGCCACCGTGGCCTTCGTGGCCGCATCGCGCGCCGAGGCCGGCGTGCTCAACGCATCGGTGTGGGACAAGCTGGTGGAGTCCAAGAACCCGAATGCCGCCAAGGTGCGGGTGCTGGCGACCACGCCGCCTTTCTACGACTACAACTGGACGGTTCGCCCCGGCATGGATCCGGCGCTGCAGAAGAAGCTGACCGATGCTTTCCTGAAGCTGGACCCGGCCAATCCGGCACAGAAGGAAATCATGGGCCTGCAACGCGCCAGCAAGTTCATTCCGACCCAATCGTCCAACTACGACAGCATCGAGACCGCTGGCAAATCGGCTGGCCTGATCAAGTGA
- the fdhD gene encoding formate dehydrogenase accessory sulfurtransferase FdhD — protein MSVPATAPTAPSPATARRNASGELSIAPVERRAVRVYGEKSIPAEGVVRDDTLAAEVPVALVFNGVSHAVMMATPQDLEAFALGFALSEGIFDTASDCRGIEVVSISARDAGLPDGMPAIEVQLDISTRSFERLKDRRRSLAGRTGCGICGVESFAALDLTPLPLPPRDWIERIDLATVLRAFDALPPRQTLNREAGAIHAAGWATVQGDLVEVMEDVGRHNALDKLLGHLAQTGQLGEPGFVLMSSRGSHELVRKCARLGLSAMATISAPTAMGVRMAELTGLRLWGLCRAPRAVLYASGAGESSAAA, from the coding sequence ATGTCAGTTCCAGCCACCGCTCCTACCGCTCCCAGCCCGGCCACCGCACGACGCAACGCTTCCGGCGAGCTGTCGATCGCACCGGTCGAGCGCCGCGCCGTTCGCGTCTACGGCGAAAAATCCATACCCGCCGAGGGCGTGGTGCGCGATGACACGCTCGCCGCCGAAGTGCCCGTCGCACTTGTCTTCAACGGCGTTTCGCACGCGGTGATGATGGCGACGCCGCAAGACCTCGAAGCCTTCGCGCTCGGCTTTGCGCTGAGCGAAGGCATCTTCGACACAGCATCCGATTGCCGTGGCATCGAGGTCGTGTCGATCTCAGCGCGCGATGCCGGCTTGCCCGACGGCATGCCCGCCATCGAAGTGCAGCTCGATATTTCGACGCGCAGCTTCGAGCGCCTGAAAGACCGGCGCCGCAGCCTCGCGGGCCGCACCGGTTGCGGCATTTGCGGCGTCGAAAGCTTCGCGGCGCTCGACCTCACGCCGCTGCCGTTGCCACCGCGCGACTGGATCGAGCGCATCGACCTCGCGACCGTGCTGCGGGCTTTCGATGCGTTGCCGCCGCGGCAGACGCTGAACCGCGAAGCCGGCGCCATTCACGCGGCCGGCTGGGCCACGGTTCAAGGCGATCTCGTCGAAGTGATGGAAGACGTCGGCCGTCATAACGCGCTCGACAAACTGCTCGGCCACCTCGCACAAACCGGGCAACTGGGCGAGCCGGGTTTCGTGCTGATGTCGAGCCGCGGCAGCCACGAGCTGGTGCGCAAGTGCGCGCGATTGGGATTGAGCGCGATGGCGACCATCTCGGCGCCCACCGCGATGGGCGTGCGCATGGCCGAACTCACCGGCCTTCGGCTGTGGGGCTTGTGCCGTGCGCCGCGCGCAGTGCTCTATGCATCGGGCGCGGGTGAGTCTTCGGCGGCGGCGTGA
- a CDS encoding type II toxin-antitoxin system Phd/YefM family antitoxin gives MTPITASEARASLYRLIDQTSESHQPILISGKRSSAVLVSADDWQAIQETLYLLSVPGMRESIKKGMAEPLDKSAKKLCW, from the coding sequence ATCACCCCTATCACAGCGAGCGAAGCTCGTGCAAGCTTGTACCGTCTGATCGATCAAACCAGCGAGTCGCATCAGCCGATTCTTATCTCGGGCAAGCGCAGTAGTGCGGTCCTTGTTTCGGCCGATGATTGGCAGGCGATACAGGAAACGCTGTATCTGCTGTCCGTCCCCGGCATGCGCGAATCCATCAAGAAAGGCATGGCCGAGCCGTTGGACAAGAGCGCCAAGAAGCTTTGCTGGTGA
- a CDS encoding DUF3857 domain-containing transglutaminase family protein — protein MIRYWMVLALLAVSHHAVAQSALPAASSAETGFTPGIAYERRHVDYIVERDGRFVKEIDSIRVVLNDAGVREVAQIAQSYSASLETTEIVLARLITPDGKEIDVPPSAIFVQEPYASQAAPMFSDQKVKTIVFPQVTPGAKILLKTRVTQRVPILPGQFSAMEFISPHSARQDFVFTVTAPADMPLDVQTIDLPHVQETLADGRVKHVFSSDNAKAVAPEAGSVARSDYSPRMVVSTMADGAALATAYGQLTGDISAPTARIVALADQLTQGVSDPRKQAEALYNWVRLNIRYVNVVLERGGFIPRPLDSILSNAYGDCKDQAVLLGALLRAKGIDSTPVLIGAGNAFWMPRAGTLQAFNHMITYVPQLNLYLDSTARYNAFGTLPFADGGKQVLHVKSGQWASTPLSDGGLTAVKQVIDVARDESAVVKTSVRGTGLGAATLRGTFAAMQSISDAQVVTSMLAQAGANGTGVLRRPDLRADSAEAEFGLDYDTKNFLDLPGPGAIRMPPSGFNALAPWVASLRTERHYPYGCPNGEVSETVELKLPDNVRLLRDPPSEHHTLDVTGSRIEYRQTVQREAGSLKLVRTMTMVATQPVCAGTDMEAQKVFARKVERSLRTQLLYE, from the coding sequence ATGATCCGCTACTGGATGGTTCTTGCTTTGCTGGCGGTCTCTCACCACGCCGTCGCGCAGTCAGCGTTGCCGGCTGCATCAAGTGCGGAGACCGGCTTCACGCCCGGCATTGCCTACGAGCGGCGCCATGTCGACTACATCGTCGAACGCGACGGCCGCTTCGTCAAGGAAATCGACTCGATCCGAGTGGTGCTCAACGATGCCGGCGTGCGCGAAGTCGCGCAAATCGCGCAGTCGTACAGCGCCAGCCTGGAAACCACCGAAATCGTGTTGGCGCGGCTGATCACGCCGGACGGCAAGGAGATCGACGTCCCGCCGTCCGCCATCTTCGTGCAGGAACCCTATGCATCGCAGGCCGCGCCGATGTTCAGTGACCAGAAGGTCAAGACCATCGTTTTTCCACAAGTCACGCCAGGCGCAAAAATCCTGTTGAAGACGCGTGTGACTCAGCGCGTTCCGATCCTCCCAGGCCAGTTCAGCGCCATGGAGTTCATCTCGCCGCACTCCGCGCGACAGGATTTTGTTTTCACGGTTACCGCCCCTGCGGACATGCCACTGGACGTGCAAACCATCGACCTTCCGCATGTGCAGGAAACGCTGGCCGATGGCCGGGTGAAGCACGTCTTTAGCAGCGACAACGCAAAGGCGGTCGCGCCCGAAGCAGGCAGCGTGGCGCGAAGCGACTACAGCCCGAGGATGGTCGTCAGCACCATGGCCGACGGTGCTGCCCTTGCCACCGCCTACGGTCAATTGACTGGCGATATTTCTGCGCCCACTGCGCGCATCGTTGCGCTGGCGGATCAACTGACCCAGGGCGTGTCGGACCCGCGCAAACAGGCCGAGGCACTCTACAACTGGGTGCGTCTGAACATCCGCTATGTGAACGTTGTCCTCGAACGCGGTGGCTTCATTCCGAGACCGCTCGACAGCATTCTTTCGAACGCCTATGGCGACTGCAAGGACCAGGCGGTCTTGCTCGGCGCATTGCTGCGCGCCAAGGGAATCGACAGCACGCCCGTGTTGATCGGCGCGGGCAACGCGTTCTGGATGCCGCGCGCCGGAACACTCCAGGCGTTCAACCACATGATCACTTACGTGCCGCAGCTGAACCTGTACTTGGACAGCACGGCACGCTACAACGCCTTTGGCACCTTGCCTTTCGCCGACGGCGGCAAGCAGGTGCTCCATGTGAAGTCGGGCCAATGGGCCAGCACCCCGCTGTCCGACGGCGGGTTGACGGCGGTGAAGCAGGTGATCGATGTCGCGCGAGATGAATCGGCCGTCGTCAAGACTTCCGTTCGTGGCACCGGCTTGGGTGCCGCCACATTGCGCGGAACATTCGCGGCGATGCAATCGATTTCCGATGCGCAGGTGGTGACGTCAATGCTCGCCCAAGCAGGCGCCAACGGCACGGGCGTACTGCGCCGGCCTGACCTGCGTGCAGACAGCGCAGAAGCAGAATTCGGCCTGGACTACGACACAAAAAACTTTCTGGACTTGCCCGGACCCGGTGCGATCCGCATGCCTCCGTCAGGCTTCAATGCCCTGGCGCCCTGGGTGGCATCGCTGAGGACGGAGCGCCACTATCCCTACGGTTGCCCCAACGGCGAAGTCAGCGAGACAGTCGAGCTCAAGCTACCCGACAACGTGCGCCTACTGCGAGACCCGCCTTCCGAACACCACACGCTCGACGTGACCGGCAGCCGCATCGAGTATCGGCAGACAGTTCAGCGAGAAGCCGGATCACTCAAGCTCGTGCGGACCATGACGATGGTCGCGACGCAGCCGGTGTGTGCGGGGACGGACATGGAAGCGCAAAAGGTGTTTGCACGGAAGGTGGAGCGGAGTCTTCGGACGCAGTTGCTGTATGAGTGA